From the genome of Fusarium oxysporum f. sp. lycopersici 4287 chromosome 3, whole genome shotgun sequence, one region includes:
- a CDS encoding hypothetical protein (At least one base has a quality score < 10) — MIINALPDTNQSHIQDRRQYVLSFRNWADFIDERPELMAGQHRIEALKDYVKQTHSDSSDLWWICEFYDKDTLPVELDIKLRVNRRDLTLPDTHGQIWLQLVSAFDRDPTLFSVERNVNKKGIEKSMLDILCLTSEARFPISRLVTLWRSERWRPRVTRWCRTSLGRTTFNISKWYQIAGYRLDDYWFDAFYQVLETLRALPTSTSESIQISDWNVLAGSLKSDTYDAADVHQVFYPKGGGNSNDDSKSSPSAPFHHQTGPKRQLGGSGFLSFARTRKPYDGSLPPFFNRPHSSVSGCAALVEDQEGGRRGHGTGHRPCSLMVTTHGDDWWARRREDGDVDGADDMASWLDLRSRTLERQVLDYVRSHMTEFRDPSTKHYLDLMPEEHDEHYAERFSTGDLWTGLFHIVQHALGPAFRPVWENSISERVGADNAIHQPRSEMRHRPPASAITRAICSQLGNIPEVKENPALRGVYASNELGAYIDHAVLSWASDRCRKAVENNESDEGHPWSSEALRAIQAAYQGYEGILAGMTSATAISEHDDQQQQQRQLPSLLPPEERISHASNEVLCQQQGAVSSNHHIIIKQPPSSQGFVPINTADRAQRDSGRTRAIAMEEGLLPRMQQQKQQRQKSRHPEQQPLSLPPPPLTDNATTAISSLPPAQGTAMMRSHRHRDGTQGRSFADYSYQPPPQKSYVAAEVGRPLQKLPKGDVGSGRVHQLSATRTLLPNERPSPGQSQTTRAKQQRQRHQDRILSSQPQERSSWMDGPVATSGSKR; from the exons ATGATCATCAACGCCCTCCCAGATACCAATCAGAGCCATATCCAGGACCGACGTCAATATGTGTTATCGTTTAGAAACTGGGCCGATTTCATTGACGAGAGGCCCGAGCTCATGGCTGGCCAGCATCGCATCGAGGCCTTGAAAGACTACGTGAAACAGACGCATTCTGATTCGAGCGATTTATGGTGGATTTGCGAGTTTTACGACAAAG ACACTCTACCAGTCGAACTTGACATCAAGCTTCGTGTCAATCGCCGTGATCTCACCCTGCCCGACACCCATGGTCAAATCTGGCTACAGCTCGTCTCGGCCTTTGATCGGGATCCCACTTTATTTTCCGTCGAGAGAaatgtcaacaagaagggTATCGAGAAAAGCATGCTGGACATCTTGTGCCTGACAAGTGAAGCTCGCTTTCCCATCAGCCGTCTCGTCACGCTGTGGCGAAGCGAGCGGTGGAGACCTCGGGTTACCCGCTGGTGTCGAACCTCCCTGGGGAGAACCACATTTAACATTTCAAAATGGTATCAGATCGCAGGGTACAGACTGGACGAT TATTGGTTCGATGCGTTCTACCAGGTACTCGAAACTCTGAGGGCACTTCCTACCTCCACCTCCGAGTCCATTCAAATTTCCGATTGGAATGTGCTAGCCGGCAGCCTCAAAAGCGACACCTatgatgctgctgatgttcaCCAGGTCTTTTATCCCAAGGGAGGCGGCAACAGTAACGACGACAGCAAGTCCAGCCCATCGGCCCCTTTCCACCATCAAACCGGTCCAAAAAGACAGCTCGGCGGAAGTGGATTTCTAAGCTTCGCTCGAACAAGGAAGCCTTATGACGGTTCTTTGCCGCCATTCTTCAACAGACCTCACTCTTCGGTTTCCGGATGTGCAGCCCTTgttgaagatcaagaaggaggaaggcGAGGTCATGGCACAGGTCATCGACCATGTA GTCTTATGGTAACTACTCACGGGGATGATTGGTGGGCTCGGCGGAGGGAAGACGGCGATGTCGATGGCGCCGACGATATGGCATCCTGGCTCGACCTGCGCTCACGAACGCTGGAAAGGCAGGTCCTCGACTACGTCCGCAGCCATATGACCGAGTTCAGGGATCCCTCGACGAAACACTATCTCGACTTGATGCCAGAAGAACATGATGAGCACTATGCAGAACGCTTCAGTACCGGCGACCTCTGGACAGGCCTATTTCACATAGTCCAACACGCCCTTGGTCCTGCATTTCGTCCGGTGTGGGAGAATTCGATCTCCGAACGCGTCGGCGCAGATAACGCGATTCATCAACCGCGGTCCGAGATGCGCCACAGACCACCGGCCTCAGCCATCACACGAGCTATCTGTAGTCAGCTGGGGAATATTCCCGAAGTGAAGGAGAATCCTGCACTGAGAGGCGTGTATGCCTCGAACGAACTTGGTGCCTACATCGATCATGCTGTTCTCTCATGGGCTTCCGATCGATGCCGCAAAGCAGTGGAAAACAACGAGTCTGATGAAGGACATCCTTGGTCGAGTGAAGCACTCCGCGCAATCCAGGCGGCGTATCAGGGGTACGAGGGGATCCTGGCAGGAATGACATCAGCCACTGCAATTTCCGAACACGATgatcagcagcaacagcagcggCAGTTGCCATCTTTGCTTCCACCAGAAGAGCGTATCAGCCACGCCTCGAATGAAGTGCTCTGTCAACAACAGGGTGCCGTATCATCGAATCaccacatcatcatcaagcaaCCCCCATCGTCGCAGGGGTTTGTTCCGATCAACACGGCAGACAGGGCACAGCGTGACAGCGGGCGCACAAGGGCCATAGCCATGGAAGAAGGCCTATTACCCCGAATGCAGCAACAAAAGCAGCAGCGCCAGAAATCACGGCATCCTGAACAACAGCCACTATCGTTGCCACCGCCGCCGCTCACTGATAATGCGACGACTGCGATATCCTCGTTGCCTCCAGCCCAGGGGACTGCAATGATGAGAAGCCACCGCCACAGAGACGGCACACAGGGGAGAAGTTTCGCAGATTACAGTTACCAGCCACCTCCTCAGAAGTCTTACGTTGCAGCTGAAGTCGGCCGTCCGCTGCAAAAACTACCGAAGGGGGATGTTGGGAGCGGCAGGGTCCACCAATTATCAGCAACCAGGACGTTGTTACCGAACGAGCGGCCAAGCCCTGGCCAATCCCAGACGACTAGGGCGAAGCAACAACGCCAGCGTCACCAGGATCGAATCCTTAGCTCGCAGCCACAAGAGAGATCGTCCTGGATGGATGGTCCTGTAGCGACGTCCGGAAGTAAGCGTTGA
- a CDS encoding hypothetical protein (At least one base has a quality score < 10): MNRSSYVLSRDVRRGSGQYPVLTRVQHNAAAGSADASLSGQSQQPRVVGGSSRVAVAEPVLFHRHVLPKESRRGDEDGDGMAAVVQRKRRGGRPVTRIMLRTEDVHQRPTRPIQPREKEGIAGDAHLVGWSSPRLPHQTACEEADQPRRDDATDPRQLGWQGKRTGHPGGDQPLRKQIRAGMRGQRRRDLQTEDLASVLTFLEEEFAVKERLSNEQTWCAPIPHERKVSTVQGFYRAFHDANALAIWTCTLCYRKRTKSEAISGCVECVRGLRRGALSPAAQLHRRIGCEHMFPDELKDLTPVEEKLIAMNSCYGFVTRYSIPSSQKQTAKYPKHIKGHITVFPNNVQELATKVLPHPLVQVMEEIHVSWQGAEKPAPSDLSGLLSVRRRAVERALVWLRKNNPHYAEIEIDVAEMESWGAPPHGGAVGGRGIDEEGLVEIEEILASLNQGQDIPNGGIELLGPNEDEGRDQGESESEKLGKPINEVTSSGMFALDAAPDVADVEKLLFACNVVNGDAAGNANTGPRTELGSVERRRRHVDACEPYIHVSRGDDFADSFDASFFAKTFPTLLPFGVGGPRLVEEAILGAEGDADKHGVETAAQDLISSRNMSLRAWADVVLRRHGGRFATHHIFAFLVFNMSVRSKNRRVSMLSVTRKNFRKAEGIIQSLSAERLAAARVDLESSGKTTDEAVKELLRSLSLYGFRQPMSRESRLSMRRKIQSLILRYGVPAIWFTLNPNDITNPVKLRLAAYRTREPDAAEAFLTSLDMSYKRVRLAISDPMSSAIFFHREMTLFFEHYVKVGGESVFGRISHYYGAVETNERGALHIHGLLWLHGNSHLSSMVPDTEGEDQATCRDRIIQYIDSVFSEDLDQEAFCAVQAERSVTSDISSLLGNREQFSAAFDGEANFCAGATQIHTHSPTCVKYSLSKDKRAKKRGLCRFQAPWRLVEKTAFTADGVLHIRRRHSMVNRWNKAIAVGLRHNHDISFIATQRKTMALVYYITNYATKVEDPVWKRVVAAAELLPLVSAAGGTEDRGEDRGSNAAGDDGAGNRTRQFLMRVANRVFTERSLSQVEVVAHLVGYPTEFSNSNAWTFLNVSLLYWHVFRRWRHLRQESGTEVANDSVDESIVVEEAGERIGYAEAYQHRGDVLRSLCLYDYVSLVRLKRVSKDEIPAAWGEVSFENEWGPGRGWLQVLRRPGKHASVCLDGYLSKDFDQDDEEPCYRSIWARARKALPPRISCLVDNVQLLRRSAEDAKRDARQWAASSGDGELTATHAHQDRAGEAREEATSAYQSDSVGNATRLIDVVRGAIGAAQITEGSPELMGMMQQLCHFQQSALCSTVELQATVTPEPGERRVSIRGNRFSGVVVPPQGQVKAIKSQQICASREKEKMIQGIQSTVAAHGTDRSAVVQSLLTGFGEEDIQMTAADLEGTAVHASPSMEVHFGASTSFLEAGKALVARFTLNKRQAIAFLILCRQLDLIHGGEKREKSDISQLCQFVGGEGGTGKSRVIEALVELFASKGISNRLLITATSGTAAARINGITIHSACGFSKDQAVGANLAKDLDGVRLPKQAERFVHGQSRMDWQDKAMLVIDEVSMLGARTLYAVNEQLCRLRGSQQDFGGIPIVLFCGDFHQFRPVQERSILLPSMVVSWDEDNSFKAEQRHQHDKAHALWKKFTTVVMLDEQVRAAGDPVLQRLLKRIRLGVQDRTDLELLNSRCYREDRRIPWETGITVVTPLNRNRWNLNMEATLAFQILQRSIMRIFISEHKWKDGLPTEEEAIMMLNQGDDSAIPVPAIFMFVPGIPVVVNHNTHQGLKLVNGASYTALEVILDETHPGHRISADMMVHFGPPAGIILESETTKDIHFVGMPSGTVLLTPMSVRIQCQRKRPWQRNDVSRKGLPCAAAFACTDYKVQGRTLERVALELRGTRTTNVDGRIVPSQCDPYSLYVQLSRCSSLDGIMLVSKIRERDLVGNCVPPEMTAAQARLEQLSNRTIREAMRWLDDDS, from the exons atgaACCGCTCTAG TTACGTCCTAAGTCGGGATGTTCGCCGAGGTTCGGGACAGTATCCAGTGTTGACCCGCGTACAACATAATGCTGCGGCCGGGTCAGCGGACGCTTCGCTGAGCGGACAGAGTCAGCAGCCAAGGGTGGTGGGTGGTTCATCTCGGGTGGCGGTTGCCGAGCCTGTGCTGTTTCATCGGCACGTTTTGCCCAAGGAGAGTCGacgaggagatgaagatggagatggtaTGGCTGCGGTTGTTCAACGAAAGCGCCGAGGGGGAAGACCGGTAACCAGGATAATGCTTCGGACTGAAGATGTTCACCAGCGCCCCACACGGCCTATCCAGCCTAGAGAGAAAGAGGGTATAGCAGGAGATGCGCATTTAGTCGGATGGTCGTCGCCAAGGCTACCACATCAGACTGCTTGTGAAGAAGCAGATCAGCCACGGAGAGACGATGCCACGGATCCGAGGCAGCTCGGGTGGCAGGGAAAGAGGACCGGTCACCCTGGCGGAGACCAGCCTCTGAGAAAACAGATTCGAGCCGGAATGCGGGGACAGAGAAGACGAGATCTTCAAACTGAAGACCTCGCCAGTGTGTTGACCTTCTTAGAGGAAGAATTTGCTGTAAAAGAAAGGTTGTCCAACGAGCAGACGTGGTGTGCGCCAATACCGCACGAGAGAAAAGTGTCGACCGTGCAAGGCTTCTATAGAGCGTTCCACGATGCGAACGCGTTAGCAATATGGACTTGCACGTTGTGCTACCGCAAGCGCACGAAAA GTGAGGCGATCTCGGGCTGTGTGGAGTGTGTACGTGGTTTGAGGCGGGGTGCCCTGTCGCCCGCGGCTCAGCTTCACAGACGTATTGGGTGCGAACACATGTTTCccgatgagctcaaggaccTCACGCcggttgaggagaagctcatcgCGATGAATTCGTGTTATGGGTTTGTCACCAGGTACAGCATCCCGAGCAGCCAGAAGCAGACCGCAAAGTACCCGAAGCATATCAAGGGCCACATTACGGTGTTTCCGAATAACGTGCAGGAGCTGGCCACGAAAGTGCTTCCTCATCCGCTCGTGCAAGTCATGGAAGAGATCCATGTCTCGTGGCAGGGTGCGGAGAAGCCAGCACCAAGCGACTTGTCAGGCCTATTGTCAGTGAGGCGACGAGCCGTTGAGAGGGCTCTTGTGTGGCTTAGGAAGAACAATCCGCATTACGCCGAGATCGAGATTGATGTGGCTGAGATGGAGAGCTGGGGCGCGCCGCCGCATGGGGGTGCCGTCGGCGGT CGCGGCATAGATGAGGAGGGTTTGgtggagattgaggagatCTTGGCGTCGCTCAACCAAGGACAAGACATTCCGAATGGCGGGATAGAATTGCTGGGGCCGAACGAAGACGAAGGACGCGATCAGGGCGAGAGCGAGTCCGAGAAGTTAGGGAAGCCGATCAACGAAGTCACTTCGTCGGGCATGTTTGCTCTGGATGCAGCGCCGGATGTAGCGGATGTGGAGAAGCTCTTGTTCGCCTGCAACGTCGTGAACGGAGATGCGGCCGGTAACGCCAACACGGGGCCGAGAACAGAGTTGGGATCGGTGGAAAGGCGGCGACGACATGTTGACGCCTGTGAACCATACATTCATGTTTCTCGCGGGGATGATTTCGCCGACTCATTCGATGCCTCGTTCTTCGCGAAGACCTTCCCTACACTGCTACCGTTCGGCGTCGGAGGGCCACGGCTGGTCGAAGAAGCCATCCTAGGCGCGGAAGGAGATGCCGATAAGCACGGGGTAGAAACGGCGGCCCAAGACCTCATTTCATCCCGGAACATGAGTCTGCGAGCGTGGGCCGATGTAGTGTTGCGGCGCCACGGTGGTCGGTTTGCGACGCACCACATATTTGCATTCCTTGTGTTCAACATGAGCGTGCGGTCGAAGAACCGGCGCGTGAGCATGCTAAGCGTGACGAGAAAAAATTTCCGAAAGGCAGAGGGCATTATACAGTCGCTGTCTGCAGAGAGGTTAGCAGCGGCGAGGGTCGACTTGGAGAGCTCAGGCAAAACGACCGATGAGGCTGTGAAGGAGCTTCTGAGAAGCCTCTCCCTGTACGGCTTCCGGCAGCCTATGTCCAGGGAAAGCCGCTTGAGTATGCGGCGGAAGATACAGTCGCTAATCCTCCGCTATGGTGTACCGGCGATCTGGTTCACACTCAACCCGAACGATATTACGAACCCGGTGAAGCTGCGGCTTGCAGCATACCGCACCCGTGAACCTGATGCGGCCGAGGCTTTCTTGACGAGCCTCGACATGTCGTACAAGCGTGTGCGGCTGGCCATCTCGGACCCCATGAGCtctgccatcttcttccaccGAGAGATGACGTTATTCTTTGAGCATTATGTAAAAGTGGGAGGGGAGTCGGTATTTGGGCGCATCAGCCATTATTATGGTGCCGTGGAGACCAACGAACGAGGAGCGCTTCACATCCACGGGTTGCTTTGGTTGCATGGGAACTCGCATTTGAGCTCGATGGTTCCCGATACCGAGGGCGAGGACCAAGCCACGTGCCGTGACCGTATCATCCAATACATAGATAGTGTCTTCTCCGAG GACCTGGACCAGGAAGCGTTTTGCGCCGTCCAAGCGGAGCGATCGGTAACATCGGACATCTCGTCCCTGCTGGGCAATAGGGAGCAGTTTTCGGCTGCATTTGATGGGGAAGCCAACTTTTGTGCCGGCGCAACACAGATCCATACTCACAGCCCAACTTGTGTCAAGTATTCCTTGAGCAAGGACAAAAGAGCAAAGAAGCGTGGCCTTTGTCGGTTTCAGGCGCCGTGGAGACTAGTCGAGAAGACTGCTTTTACGGCAGATGGCGTGTTGCATATCCGCAGGAGGCATAGCATGGTAAATCGGTGGAACAAGGCCATCGCCGTGGGGCTCCGCCATAATCACGATATCTCCTTCATAGCGACGCAGCGGAAGACCATGGCCCTCGTCTATTACATCACGAACTATGCGACCAAAGTAGAGGACCCGGTGTGGAAACGCGTGGTTGCCGCAGCAGAACTGCTGCCCCTCGTCTCAGCGGCCGGTGGAACGGAGGATCGTGGGGAGGATCGTGGAAGCAATGCCGCGGGTGACGACGGTGCTGGGAATAGGACGCGACAGTTCTTGATGAGGGTGGCGAACCGCGTGTTCACGGAGCGTTCTTTATCGCAGGTCGAGGTCGTTGCACATCTTGTGGGATACCCGACCGAGTTCAGTAATAGCAACGCCTGGACGTTCCTGAACGTCTCTCTGCTCTACTGGCATGTCTTCCGGCGATGGCGACACCTCCGGCAAGAGAGCGGGACCGAGGTTGCAAACGATTCCGTGGACGAGTCGATAGTTGTGGAAGAAGCAGGTGAAAGGATTGGCTATGCTGAGGCATACCAGCACCGGGGAGACGTTTTGCGAAGCCTATGCCTCTATGACTATGTTTCGCTCGTCAGACTCAAACGAGTCAGTAAAGATGAGATCCCTGCCGCTTGGGGAGAGGTGTCATTCGAGAACGAGTGGGGTCCTGGAAGAGGCTGGTTGCAGGTGCTGAGGCGGCCGGGAAAGCACGCCAGCGTCTGCCTTGATGGCTACCTGAGCAAGGATTTCGATCAGGATGACGAAGAGCCGTGCTATCGAAG CATATGGGCGCGGGCACGAAAGGCGCTGCCTCCTAGAATATCATGCCTCGTTGATAATGTGCAACTGCTCCGACGATCGGCTGAAGACGCAAAACGCGATGCCCGGCAATGGGCAGCGTCATCTGGCGACGGTGAACTCACGGCCACACATGCCCACCAGGACAGGGCAGGCGAGGCGAGAGAAGAAGCCACATCGGCGTACCAGTCTGACAGCGTCGGAAATGCAACTCGTCTGATTGATGTTGTGAGGGGTGCAATTGGTGCGGCCCAGATCACGGAGGGCTCGCCAGAGCTCATGGGAATGATGCAGCAGCTTTGTCACTTTCAGCAATCAGCATTATGCTCGACTGTTGAGCTCCAGGCCACCGTAACACCCGAACCGGGGGAAAGACGGGTAAGCATACGAGGGAACCGATTTTCCGGGGTCGTAGTACCACCACAGGGCCaggtcaaggccatcaagtcGCAGCAGATCTGTGCGTCcagagagaaggagaaaatgaTCCAGGGTATACAAAGTACCGTCGCGGCCCACGGGACCGATCGCAGCGCAGTGGTGCAGAGTTTGCTCACCGGTTTTGGAGAGGAGGATATCCAAATGACGGCGGCGGATTTGGAAGGGACGGCAGTCCATGCAAGTCCGAGCATGGAAGTCCACTTTGGTGCATCGACGTCTTTCCTCGAGGCGGGAAAGGCTCTGGTAGCGCGGTTTACACTGAATAAGAGGCAGGCGATCGCTTTCCTTATATTATGCCGCCAACTCGACCTGATCCATGGTGGGGAGAAAAGGGAGAAAAGTGATATCAGTCAGCTCTGCCAGTTCGTCGGCGGAGAGGGCGGAACCGGCAAGTCGAGAGTCATTGAGGCGCTAGTCGAGCTCTTTGCATCAAAGGGCATTTCGAACCGCCTGTTGATCACGGCGACGTCAGGGACTGCCGCAGCGCGGATCAACGGCATCACAATCCACTCAGCCTGCGGGTTCTCCAAGGACCAAGCGGTGGGCGCGAACTTGGCCAAAGATCTCGACGGCGTGCGATTGCCGAAACAGGCGGAGCGATTCGTCCATGGACAGTCGCGAATGGACTGGCAGGACAAGGCAATGTTGGTCATCGATGAGGTGAGCATGCTCGGAGCTCGGACGCTGTACGCCGTGAATGAGCAGCTCTGCAGGCTGCGCGGATCGCAGCAGGATTTTGGGGGCATACCCATCGTTCTCTTCTGCGGAGACTTCCATCAGTTTCGTCCTGTACAGGAAAGGTCGATCCTTCTTCCCAGTATGGTCGTCTCATGGGACGAAGACAACTCGTTCAAGGCCGAGCAACGGCACCAGCATGACAAGGCGCACGCGCTGTGGAAGAAGTTCACGACGGTTGTCATGCTGGATGAACAAGTGCGTGCGGCAGGAGATCCGGTTTTGCAGAGACTGCTGAAGCGGATCCGACTGGGTGTGCAGGATCGCACGGATTTAGAACTGCTCAACTCAAGGTGCTACCGGGAGGATAGGCGGATCCCATGGGAGACGGGCATCACCGTGGTGACACCACTGAATAGGAACCGGTGGAACCTAAATATGGAGGCAACCTTGGCGTTCCAGATCCTGCAGCGGTCAATAATGCGAATCTTCATCTCCGAGCACAAATGGAAGGATGGCCTGCCGACGgaggaagaagccatcatgaTGCTAAACCAGGGCGACGATAGCGCGATACCGGTACCAGCCATCTTCATGTTCGTGCCGGGGATTCCTGTCGTGGTGAACCACAATACCCACCAAGGGCTGAAGTTGGTCAACGGTGCCAGCTACACTGCTCTGGAGGTCATCCTCGACGAGACCCACCCGGGCCATCGGATCTCGGCCGATATGATGGTCCACTTCGGGCCGCCAGCGGGGATAATCCTAGAGTCAGAGACAACAAAGGATATCCACTTCGTCGGGATGCCGTCCGGCACGGTTCTCTTGACGCCCATGAGCGTGAGAATCCAATGCCAGCGAAAGAGGCCGTGGCAGCGCAACGACGTCAGCCGGAAGGGTTTGCCGTGCGCGGCGGCTTTTGCGTGCACAGACTACAAGGTGCAGGGCAGGACGCTCGAGCGCGTAGCACTGGAGTTGCGCgggacgaggacgacgaaTGTCGACGGACGCATCGTCCCCTCGCAGTGCGACCCGTACAGCCTGTACGTGCAGCTGTCGCGATGCTCGTCGCTGGATGGCATTATGCTCGTGTCTAAGATACGGGAGAGAGACTTGGTGGGCAACTGCGTTCCCCCGGAGATGACTGCCGCGCAGGCGAGACTGGAGCAACTGAGCAATAGGACCATTCGGGAGGCCATGCGCTGGTTGGACGACGATTCCTAA